The following coding sequences are from one Desulfosporosinus orientis DSM 765 window:
- a CDS encoding ATP-binding protein translates to MLRKIISIDEEKCNGCGLCVTACHEGALQLINGKARLISESYCDGLGDCLPECPTDAITLEEKETVEYDEEAVKRNMEKRKTQTHGTQPCGCPGTQAKLLARKQESSSLQSDESSPSQLNQWPCQLKLIPINASYLDNAHLLIAADCTAFAYPAVHQKFMRNKITLIGCPKLDDIDYSEKLTAILKQHEIKSVTVLRMEVPCCGGIVQAVKKSLINSETLIPWHVVTISTDGRIIEE, encoded by the coding sequence ATGCTAAGAAAAATTATAAGCATAGATGAAGAAAAATGTAATGGCTGCGGACTTTGTGTCACGGCGTGTCACGAAGGCGCCCTTCAGCTCATTAATGGCAAAGCCCGTTTGATTTCCGAAAGTTATTGTGATGGTCTCGGTGATTGCCTGCCTGAATGCCCTACTGACGCAATTACCTTAGAAGAGAAAGAAACCGTTGAATATGATGAAGAAGCTGTCAAAAGAAATATGGAGAAGCGAAAAACTCAGACTCATGGAACTCAGCCTTGTGGCTGCCCAGGCACACAGGCAAAACTCCTTGCCAGAAAGCAAGAATCCTCGTCACTTCAATCGGATGAAAGCTCTCCTTCTCAGCTCAACCAATGGCCCTGTCAGTTAAAGTTAATCCCCATCAACGCTTCTTACCTGGATAACGCCCATTTACTCATAGCAGCCGATTGCACCGCATTTGCCTATCCTGCTGTCCATCAAAAATTCATGCGCAATAAAATTACCTTGATTGGCTGTCCTAAACTCGATGATATCGACTACTCAGAGAAGCTAACTGCTATCTTGAAACAACATGAGATAAAAAGTGTCACAGTTCTAAGAATGGAAGTCCCTTGTTGTGGCGGTATTGTTCAAGCGGTTAAAAAATCCTTAATCAATAGCGAAACCTTAATACCTTGGCATGTTGTCACAATATCAACGGACGGACGAATTATTGAAGAATAA
- a CDS encoding class I SAM-dependent methyltransferase, whose product MLKEESFEKRYKDGDTPWDTGKPDFNLIHAVTSMSIKPCKALDIGCGTGNNSIWLAQNDFDVIGIDTSEVATQKAAEKAADIKGNCTFLVVNFLKQNIEKAPFGFAFDRGCFHTLDSHEERRHFAEKVAAHLEKDGLWFSIIGNADEVRHHPGPPQRTAADIVNSIEPYFEILSLISSQFESNRPNPPRAWVCLMRKRNNDCLMSK is encoded by the coding sequence ATGCTAAAAGAGGAAAGTTTCGAAAAGAGATATAAAGACGGCGATACACCATGGGATACTGGAAAACCGGATTTTAATTTAATTCATGCTGTTACATCTATGTCCATAAAACCCTGTAAAGCACTGGATATTGGCTGTGGAACCGGCAACAACTCCATTTGGCTTGCTCAAAATGACTTTGATGTTATTGGTATTGATACGTCGGAAGTAGCAACACAGAAAGCTGCGGAAAAAGCTGCAGATATTAAAGGCAACTGTACTTTTCTGGTTGTTAATTTCCTAAAACAGAACATCGAAAAGGCACCCTTCGGTTTCGCATTTGATAGAGGCTGTTTTCACACATTAGACTCCCATGAAGAGCGTAGGCACTTTGCGGAAAAAGTTGCAGCTCACTTAGAAAAAGACGGCCTGTGGTTTAGCATTATTGGCAACGCTGATGAAGTGCGCCATCATCCTGGACCGCCACAGCGCACTGCCGCAGACATTGTTAACTCTATAGAACCTTATTTCGAAATCCTATCTCTTATTTCCAGCCAATTTGAATCTAATCGCCCCAACCCTCCCAGGGCTTGGGTTTGCCTAATGCGCAAGAGAAATAACGATTGCCTAATGTCCAAGTAA
- a CDS encoding metallophosphoesterase: MNVLKRISKVFESADEILIDDSSRIVLMSDVHRGDGSWADDFSKNQNLYFAALTHYYLENFTYIEIGDGDELWKNSKLSDIIYVHSNAFWLLSKFFAERRLYLIFGNHDMVKSNASYIKKNLYQYYDERQKEYIPLFENVKVHEGLVLSHRETQQKILLIHGHQVSLLDYDLWMVSRFLVKYVWRPLELFGFNDPTSTAKNYKKKDAVEKKLTEWVTREKHMLIAGHTHRPMFPEIGDPLYFNDGSGVHPRSITAIEISEGFIVLVKWHIKTKDDGTLFIGRDILAGPRKLSDYFDYQ, encoded by the coding sequence ATGAATGTGCTAAAGCGTATATCAAAAGTCTTCGAATCAGCGGATGAAATTCTTATTGATGACTCCTCCAGAATTGTTTTAATGAGTGACGTCCACAGGGGTGACGGGAGCTGGGCCGATGATTTTTCCAAAAATCAAAATCTCTATTTCGCAGCCCTAACCCATTATTATCTTGAAAATTTCACCTACATCGAGATTGGTGACGGTGACGAACTCTGGAAGAATAGTAAACTTTCGGACATTATCTATGTACATAGCAACGCCTTTTGGCTTCTTTCCAAGTTTTTTGCGGAAAGAAGACTGTATTTAATCTTTGGAAACCATGATATGGTTAAAAGTAATGCTTCTTACATAAAAAAGAACTTATATCAATATTATGATGAACGGCAAAAAGAATATATTCCTTTATTTGAGAATGTTAAGGTTCATGAGGGTTTGGTTTTAAGCCATAGAGAGACCCAGCAAAAAATTCTTTTGATCCATGGACATCAAGTGAGCTTACTGGATTATGATTTATGGATGGTCTCCAGGTTTCTCGTCAAATATGTATGGCGTCCCCTCGAATTATTTGGATTCAATGATCCCACTAGTACTGCAAAGAATTACAAAAAGAAAGATGCAGTAGAAAAAAAATTAACCGAATGGGTAACCAGAGAAAAACACATGCTCATTGCCGGCCATACTCACAGGCCAATGTTTCCGGAAATCGGTGATCCTTTATATTTTAATGACGGAAGCGGTGTACATCCCCGCAGTATTACTGCTATTGAAATTAGTGAAGGTTTTATTGTTCTTGTTAAATGGCATATCAAAACAAAAGATGATGGTACACTGTTCATTGGCAGGGATATCCTAGCCGGTCCGAGAAAACTATCGGATTACTTCGATTATCAATAG
- a CDS encoding protein adenylyltransferase SelO, with the protein MTTRKASSETGWNLDNSYAQLPGSFFTRLKPTAVPSPKLIIFNEPLAVSLGLNVLELQSQEGITVLAGNRVPEGSLPLAQAYAGHQFGHFTMLGDGRALLIGEQITPCSERVDIQLKGSGRTPYSRRGDGRATLGPMLREYIISEAMSALGIPTTRSLAVVTTGESVFRETELPGAILTRVAASHLRVGTFQYVSNWCSIEELRVLADYTLNRHFPDIEDVENPYLLLLKEVVRRQAKLIAKWQLVGFVHGVMNTDNMALSGETIDYGPCAFMDTYDPDTVFSSIDVQGRYAYGNQPYIAGWNLARFAETLLPLLHINEAQAVELAQDAISDFTGLYRHYWLAGMRSKLGLSNEESQDETLIESLLNMMRKYRGDYTNTFRALTLGKPGESALFDSREFTLWHEQWQARQARQQEGKAAMVELMQNFNPAVIPRNHRVEEALEAAVKHEDYSVMKKLLQVLSSPYVYSSEQEDYSMLPEPSEHPYRTFCGT; encoded by the coding sequence ATGACAACGAGAAAAGCATCCTCTGAAACAGGATGGAACCTGGACAACAGTTATGCACAGCTTCCCGGTTCTTTTTTTACAAGGCTTAAGCCAACTGCTGTTCCCTCACCCAAGCTGATCATTTTCAATGAACCCTTAGCTGTATCCCTGGGGCTAAATGTCTTGGAGCTGCAAAGCCAGGAGGGAATCACGGTATTGGCTGGAAACCGGGTTCCAGAAGGCTCTTTACCTCTTGCCCAAGCATATGCGGGGCACCAATTCGGTCATTTTACCATGTTGGGGGATGGGAGGGCTCTGCTCATTGGTGAACAGATTACTCCCTGCAGTGAACGTGTCGATATTCAGCTTAAGGGTTCCGGCAGGACGCCATACTCTCGCAGAGGGGATGGCCGAGCAACCCTTGGCCCCATGTTACGAGAATACATTATCAGCGAAGCTATGAGCGCCCTTGGCATACCGACCACCCGAAGTCTTGCGGTAGTGACGACAGGCGAATCTGTCTTTCGGGAGACCGAGCTGCCAGGTGCCATTCTAACCCGAGTGGCTGCCAGTCACCTACGGGTGGGTACGTTCCAATATGTTTCTAATTGGTGTTCTATTGAAGAACTTCGGGTTTTGGCAGATTATACCTTGAACAGGCATTTTCCTGATATTGAGGATGTCGAGAATCCCTATCTATTACTGCTAAAGGAAGTTGTTCGGCGTCAAGCAAAGTTAATTGCCAAATGGCAATTGGTTGGTTTTGTTCATGGGGTGATGAATACGGATAACATGGCTCTGAGTGGAGAGACCATTGATTATGGTCCTTGCGCTTTTATGGACACTTATGATCCTGACACAGTATTCAGTTCCATTGATGTTCAAGGCCGTTATGCTTATGGCAATCAGCCTTATATTGCCGGCTGGAATCTGGCTCGATTTGCGGAAACTCTGTTGCCCCTGCTTCATATTAATGAAGCCCAGGCAGTGGAACTAGCTCAAGATGCGATTTCTGATTTTACAGGTTTGTATCGCCATTACTGGTTGGCAGGGATGAGATCGAAACTAGGACTATCTAATGAAGAAAGTCAGGATGAAACCCTGATTGAAAGTCTCTTGAATATGATGCGGAAATATCGTGGGGATTACACTAATACCTTTCGTGCCTTAACCTTAGGCAAACCGGGAGAATCAGCTTTGTTTGACAGCAGGGAATTTACTCTGTGGCACGAGCAATGGCAGGCGAGACAAGCCCGGCAGCAGGAAGGGAAGGCTGCGATGGTTGAGCTGATGCAAAATTTCAATCCTGCAGTAATTCCTCGCAACCATAGAGTGGAAGAAGCCCTGGAAGCTGCAGTGAAACATGAGGATTACAGCGTCATGAAGAAACTTCTTCAGGTGCTTTCCAGTCCATATGTATATTCGTCCGAACAAGAGGATTACTCCATGCTGCCTGAGCCGTCTGAACATCCTTACCGAACCTTCTGCGGCACCTAA
- a CDS encoding YtxH domain-containing protein, with amino-acid sequence MNKAKVDVPIIVCKEEGGYNVGKDGNKKVIKAALFGSVAGAVMGLLLAPKSGQELRQDLTDQAQKLGDKALEIKDKTQNALQDVEEKAQVTIDSGKSWLQKKKRLLDNLKTLVFEIQHGALTKDESANSLEDNKTEPLVVEATLEEENIVAVIEDAEEDNF; translated from the coding sequence ATGAATAAGGCTAAAGTGGATGTCCCTATAATTGTATGCAAAGAAGAAGGAGGATACAATGTGGGTAAGGATGGTAATAAGAAAGTAATTAAAGCAGCTCTGTTTGGAAGTGTCGCAGGCGCAGTAATGGGTTTGTTGCTGGCTCCCAAAAGTGGTCAAGAGCTGCGCCAAGATCTCACAGACCAGGCCCAAAAATTAGGAGACAAAGCCCTCGAAATCAAAGATAAGACGCAAAATGCCCTGCAAGACGTTGAAGAAAAAGCTCAAGTAACTATTGATTCAGGCAAGAGTTGGCTGCAGAAGAAAAAACGTCTTTTAGATAATCTAAAAACGTTAGTATTCGAAATTCAGCATGGTGCGCTGACAAAGGATGAGTCTGCCAATTCCCTAGAAGACAACAAAACAGAACCGCTAGTTGTAGAAGCCACCCTCGAGGAGGAGAATATCGTTGCAGTCATAGAAGATGCGGAAGAAGATAACTTTTAA
- a CDS encoding MarR family winged helix-turn-helix transcriptional regulator, which yields MNRLDKEKFIFGSLFLLANKMQVNGDKYLAEDDMTLRQWFLTISILQFGDHPPTLNEVAEKMGSTRQNVKQLVTKLLEKGFITVEKDAADARAMRLKLTDKSESFWEGREEKDRRFITDLFKDLTNSELNVMCEGLNKLLDTIKGMNRNA from the coding sequence ATGAATCGATTGGATAAAGAGAAATTTATATTCGGTAGTCTGTTTCTATTAGCAAACAAAATGCAGGTCAATGGAGATAAGTATTTAGCAGAGGATGATATGACCTTACGGCAGTGGTTTTTGACCATTAGTATTTTACAGTTTGGAGATCACCCGCCTACTTTAAACGAAGTAGCAGAGAAGATGGGGAGTACACGTCAGAATGTCAAGCAGCTCGTCACGAAATTATTGGAAAAAGGGTTTATCACTGTTGAAAAGGATGCAGCAGATGCCAGAGCTATGCGCTTAAAGCTGACTGATAAAAGTGAATCCTTTTGGGAGGGGAGAGAAGAGAAAGATAGAAGGTTTATTACAGATCTTTTCAAGGACCTTACAAATTCTGAATTGAATGTTATGTGTGAAGGCTTGAACAAGCTCCTCGACACAATAAAAGGGATGAATAGGAATGCTTAA
- a CDS encoding DUF6544 family protein, producing MEKSCLLIMILALIILLIVFLTYQSKGLNRAYHSEVDNALAKEKKKDNSRLTMDDIKHLPKPVQMYLNYVGAMGKEKVHNVKLRFDGLMNTDKKKDRWSKISVEQYNFFDQTSRYFYMKGSKSGLPFLGLHVYGGGGASMLVKALGLVPVLDLKNEEMVKAETVTVLNDMCLFAPAALIDPRIQWATIDPLTVNATFTNNGIEASAVLSFNEKGELLNFVSDDRYRLAANGSLIKERWSTPVNSYKVVDGIKTIGKTDDSWKTDNTGAFWHTPEGDYCYIKLNVIDIQYNVK from the coding sequence ATGGAGAAGAGCTGTTTGCTGATTATGATTCTTGCCTTGATCATATTGTTGATAGTTTTTTTGACATATCAATCTAAAGGCTTAAATAGAGCTTATCATTCAGAAGTTGACAATGCCTTGGCAAAGGAGAAAAAAAAGGATAATTCAAGACTGACTATGGACGATATCAAACATCTGCCTAAGCCGGTTCAAATGTACCTTAACTATGTGGGAGCTATGGGTAAAGAAAAAGTGCATAATGTCAAACTGAGGTTTGACGGACTTATGAATACCGATAAGAAAAAAGATCGCTGGAGTAAAATTTCTGTAGAGCAATATAATTTCTTTGATCAAACATCTCGATATTTTTATATGAAGGGCAGCAAATCAGGATTGCCTTTCTTGGGATTACATGTGTATGGCGGCGGCGGAGCTTCTATGTTAGTCAAAGCTTTAGGGTTGGTACCTGTCCTTGATCTGAAAAACGAGGAAATGGTTAAGGCAGAAACCGTCACAGTCCTCAATGATATGTGTTTATTTGCCCCGGCGGCTCTCATTGATCCCCGCATTCAATGGGCAACCATTGATCCTTTAACAGTTAATGCAACCTTCACGAATAACGGGATTGAAGCTTCAGCGGTCCTTTCCTTCAATGAAAAAGGAGAATTACTGAACTTTGTTTCTGACGACAGATATCGATTAGCTGCAAATGGTTCCCTCATAAAAGAGAGATGGTCTACCCCTGTGAACTCTTACAAGGTTGTTGACGGTATAAAGACGATTGGCAAGACTGATGATTCGTGGAAAACAGATAACACCGGAGCCTTTTGGCATACACCCGAGGGGGATTATTGTTATATTAAATTAAATGTCATAGACATCCAATACAACGTGAAATAA
- a CDS encoding DMT family transporter yields the protein MMKSVLNKEMSLHGEFIPVQSKEQVWANLAMIAVIIFWGISYVSIKVAVIEVPPITMALIRFAIASLMLGIMIRRVEPQSKLDKLDLPKMILGGIFGITLYFIFENIGVKFSTATNASLIVSVVPIITILLDVLFFHSKLSFLKLLGVFVAIWGSYLAVTANGKLELNSAHFLGNLLMICAMMSWAFFTMVNKSLQKKYSGLFLTTYQTIFGTLFFIPLSLLEYKDWHMFSLTALANILFLAVFCSFAGYLFYTYALKRLDVALTTIYLNLIPVVGVISGYLILNEHVLPIQLVGGLITLLAIVIINLELAALRRRRVS from the coding sequence ATGATGAAGAGTGTGTTGAATAAAGAGATGTCGTTACACGGAGAATTTATTCCCGTTCAATCTAAAGAACAAGTCTGGGCAAATCTAGCAATGATTGCCGTCATTATTTTTTGGGGAATTTCTTATGTCAGCATTAAGGTAGCAGTCATTGAAGTTCCCCCTATTACCATGGCCCTAATTCGTTTTGCCATCGCTTCCTTGATGCTGGGGATCATGATCCGCAGGGTTGAACCTCAGTCAAAACTAGATAAGTTGGATCTGCCAAAAATGATTCTAGGAGGAATTTTTGGTATTACCTTGTACTTTATATTTGAAAATATCGGGGTCAAATTTTCCACAGCAACCAACGCTTCTCTAATTGTTTCGGTAGTACCAATTATCACAATTTTGCTTGATGTGCTGTTTTTTCATAGCAAACTTTCCTTCCTGAAACTCTTGGGCGTTTTCGTTGCCATATGGGGTTCTTACCTGGCAGTTACTGCTAACGGCAAACTCGAACTAAATTCCGCTCATTTTTTGGGGAATCTCTTGATGATATGCGCCATGATGTCATGGGCTTTCTTTACCATGGTTAATAAGTCTCTTCAAAAAAAATATTCCGGATTGTTTTTAACGACGTATCAGACAATTTTCGGAACTTTATTTTTTATCCCTTTGTCCCTTTTAGAATATAAGGACTGGCATATGTTTTCATTGACCGCCTTAGCTAATATCTTATTCCTGGCAGTTTTTTGTTCATTTGCGGGTTATTTATTCTATACATATGCCTTGAAGCGTTTGGACGTTGCCCTTACAACGATCTATCTAAATCTGATCCCCGTTGTCGGTGTGATCAGCGGTTACCTTATATTAAACGAACATGTTTTGCCTATTCAATTGGTCGGCGGATTAATTACTCTTCTTGCCATTGTTATTATCAATCTAGAATTGGCGGCCCTGCGTCGCAGAAGAGTTTCTTAG
- a CDS encoding PaaI family thioesterase yields the protein MESITKLMENDRFAAFVGIELLEVKPGHAVAKMDISEKHLNGVDIIQGGAIFTLADFAFAAAANACGEITVAINANISYYKASGGRSLLAEAKEAAGSARIVNYKVEVFNEHRESIAQVNITGYRKKKSLDQ from the coding sequence ATGGAAAGTATCACCAAACTCATGGAAAATGATCGTTTTGCTGCTTTTGTCGGCATAGAGCTTTTAGAAGTTAAACCGGGGCATGCGGTTGCTAAAATGGATATCTCCGAGAAACACTTAAATGGAGTGGATATTATTCAGGGAGGAGCCATATTTACCTTAGCGGATTTCGCATTTGCAGCTGCAGCAAATGCTTGTGGAGAAATCACGGTGGCTATCAATGCCAATATCTCATACTATAAAGCGTCCGGCGGCAGGTCTTTGCTGGCAGAAGCAAAAGAAGCTGCCGGATCGGCAAGAATTGTTAATTATAAGGTAGAGGTTTTTAATGAACATCGTGAGAGCATCGCTCAAGTAAATATCACAGGCTACAGGAAGAAAAAAAGCCTTGATCAATAA
- a CDS encoding poly-gamma-glutamate hydrolase family protein: MPDVYSNFQELQLYELEGQDYLIKRSRDWHPVLIAAPHGGNIEPYTSDIAQWIAGEEFAWYSFEGIKGAEVRKLHITSHHFDEPLLLTGLQQAQIVMTIHGLKNSTEEFLMIGGLDSDLSNNLRIKLQRCGFLVKDSEEKYRGVHPRNICNRGVTGKGVQLELSFALRKRINEDLECRVRFVGAIKSVISAYF; encoded by the coding sequence ATGCCTGATGTTTACTCAAACTTCCAAGAGCTGCAGCTATATGAATTAGAAGGACAGGATTATCTCATAAAAAGGAGCCGGGATTGGCATCCGGTTTTAATAGCTGCCCCTCACGGCGGTAATATTGAACCATACACGTCGGATATTGCCCAATGGATTGCCGGTGAAGAATTTGCCTGGTATTCGTTTGAAGGGATAAAGGGTGCAGAGGTTCGTAAGCTGCATATTACAAGTCATCACTTTGATGAACCTTTGCTGTTGACAGGTTTACAGCAAGCTCAAATAGTCATGACTATTCATGGCCTGAAAAACTCTACAGAAGAATTTTTAATGATTGGCGGTTTAGATTCAGACCTAAGTAATAACTTAAGAATAAAACTCCAGCGCTGCGGTTTTCTTGTAAAAGACAGTGAGGAAAAATACCGCGGTGTCCATCCTAGAAATATTTGCAACCGAGGCGTTACCGGTAAAGGGGTTCAATTAGAACTAAGTTTTGCCCTCAGGAAACGAATTAATGAAGACTTGGAATGCAGAGTACGTTTTGTCGGGGCAATAAAATCTGTGATTAGTGCCTACTTTTAA
- a CDS encoding Crp/Fnr family transcriptional regulator, which yields MYKKYLTKVLGVSLFAGMNGDSIEAMLNCLKPKISCFKKNDYIVTGGDPYESVGILLTGSATVSKENTSGNRIVMTLLNPGDIFGEIVAFSRLMTWPATVQAQETCEVLFLPRGKIVGDCERMCPWHKILVQNFLRIISERAMLLNKKVEYLTIKSMRGKISTYLLEHYNRTGSRKIVLPLNRNELADFLNVSRPSMSREMGKMRDEGIIDFYLATIELLDLEALKLMSD from the coding sequence ATGTACAAAAAGTATTTGACCAAGGTTTTAGGGGTTAGCTTGTTTGCCGGGATGAATGGTGACTCCATTGAGGCGATGTTAAATTGTCTTAAACCCAAAATATCCTGCTTTAAAAAGAATGATTATATTGTAACTGGCGGAGACCCCTATGAAAGCGTCGGAATTTTGCTTACGGGTTCAGCAACAGTTAGTAAAGAGAATACCTCGGGAAACCGGATCGTCATGACACTTTTAAACCCGGGGGATATCTTTGGTGAGATCGTCGCTTTTTCCAGGCTGATGACATGGCCGGCAACGGTTCAGGCCCAAGAAACCTGTGAAGTATTGTTCCTGCCCAGGGGAAAGATTGTCGGTGATTGTGAAAGAATGTGTCCATGGCATAAAATTCTCGTTCAGAACTTTTTGCGAATTATTTCAGAAAGAGCCATGCTGTTAAACAAGAAAGTAGAATATCTGACGATTAAAAGTATGCGGGGGAAAATCAGTACTTATTTGTTAGAACACTATAACAGAACAGGAAGCAGAAAAATCGTATTACCCTTAAACCGCAATGAGTTAGCGGATTTTTTGAATGTTTCCAGACCTTCCATGTCACGGGAAATGGGAAAAATGAGGGATGAAGGGATTATCGATTTTTATTTGGCGACCATTGAACTATTAGATTTAGAAGCGTTAAAGTTAATGAGTGACTAG
- a CDS encoding GNAT family N-acetyltransferase — MIGDHGDLHPDLSNPRIRNNPRDTGIFVYVPLAPTVSEPHQALSPKDLQIRVMALRNRLNKKYNLHFEIVNDETGIVCIEDSSEIEFTQFLFHFCNYHQGIYLDWLSFPSHQLRKGIGSFCVNWLQDFAGDFGIKFIVLGSVAEARGFWIKMGFRLLQSEELDNFPGYQGRYRH; from the coding sequence ATGATTGGTGATCATGGGGATCTTCATCCTGACCTCTCAAATCCTCGTATTCGAAACAATCCTAGAGATACAGGAATATTCGTTTATGTCCCATTAGCCCCTACAGTAAGTGAGCCTCACCAGGCTTTATCCCCCAAAGACCTTCAGATCCGAGTAATGGCCTTAAGAAATCGCTTAAATAAAAAGTACAACCTTCATTTCGAAATCGTGAATGATGAGACGGGTATTGTCTGTATCGAAGATTCATCAGAAATTGAATTTACTCAGTTCCTGTTTCATTTTTGCAACTATCATCAAGGCATTTATCTGGATTGGTTATCCTTTCCTTCTCATCAATTAAGAAAAGGGATCGGTTCCTTCTGTGTGAACTGGCTTCAGGATTTTGCAGGAGATTTCGGAATTAAGTTTATTGTTCTGGGGTCGGTTGCTGAGGCTCGAGGCTTCTGGATTAAAATGGGATTTAGACTCCTTCAATCCGAGGAATTAGACAATTTTCCCGGTTACCAAGGCCGTTACCGTCACTGA